The following coding sequences are from one Vicugna pacos chromosome 11, VicPac4, whole genome shotgun sequence window:
- the LOC102545968 gene encoding olfactory receptor 6A2-like, with the protein MSNSTETLVTEFILLGFPELCHLQALLFGSFLTIYVVTVLEHLVIVVTVGASCQLHTPMYFFLANLSVLETLYTSVTIPKLLAGLLAWARTISFSGCLTQLFLFLSLGSSECFLLATMACDRYLAICCPLHYAAIMDWRLCLSLALSAWLGGFLASFVSTALISRLRFCGPNVLNHFFCDISPLLQLSCSDTTTIEVLDFIAALAVLTTSLLVTMVSYARILATVLRISGRAGRQKAFSTCASHLVVVAIFYTTTIFMYARPRAISSFDLNKLVSVVYSVVTPLLNPIIYCLRNRDIREALAKLHRTPGRS; encoded by the coding sequence ATGAGCAACTCCACCGAGACCTTGGTGACAGAGTTCATTTTGCTGGGCTTCCCAGAGCTGTGCCATCTGCAGGCCCTGCTGTTCGGGTCATTCCTCACTATCTATGTGGTGACTGTCCTGGAGCACCTGGTCATTGTGGTGACTGTCGGAGCCAGCTGCCAACTGCAcacacccatgtacttcttcctggcCAACCTGTCGGTGCTGGAGACCCTGTACACCTCAGTCACCATCCCCAAGCTGCTGGCCGGCCTCCTGGCTTGGGCGAGGACCATCTCCTTCTCAGGGTGCCTCACCCAGctgttcctcttcctctccctgggcTCCTCTGAGTGCTTCCTCTTGGCTACCATGGCCTGTGACCGGTACCTGGCCATCTGTTGCCCACTGCACTATGCGGCCATCATGGACTGGAGGCTCTGCCTGAGCCTGGCCCTTAGCGCCTGGCTGGGTGGCTTCCTGGCCTCCTTCGTGTCCACGGCTCTCATCTCCCGCCTCAGGTTCTGCGGCCCCAATGTCCTCAACCACTTCTTCTGTGACATCTCACCCCTGCTGCAGCTCTCCTGCTCAGACACCACCACCATCGAAGTGCTGGACTTCATAGCAGCCCTGGCTGTGCTCACAACCTCCCTGCTGGTGACCATGGTCTCCTATGCCCGCATCCTGGCCACAGTGCTGAGGATCTCAGGAAGGGCCGGCCGCCAGaaggccttctccacctgtgcTTCCCACCTGGTGGTCGTGGCCATCTTCTACACCACCACCATCTTCATGTATGCCCGGCCTCGCGCCATCAGCTCCTTTGACCTCAACAAGCTGGTGTCCGTGGTCTATTCGGTTGTGACCCCACTGCTCAACCCCATCATCTACTGCCTGCGGAACCGTGACATCAGGGAGGCCCTGGCCAAACTCCACCGGACCCCTGGCCGCTCCTGA